Proteins from one Patescibacteria group bacterium genomic window:
- a CDS encoding pilin, with protein MKGKIFFKLILVAVLFWAIFSAAGVYAFPEELPEPDIFGDKKVWFVPNVRIPGTDFDGLVPVKADGALIGRYVVAIYTYGAGFAGIVAMFMLVLAGWKWLMAAGNSQKITSAKEMINGVLVGLALLFGGQLLLSQISKDLVVFQELSLPAITSIKEDAAQCQDGFAKRAEEGIYSYCGSSFVTTSAVYTGREITCIDTRCPEDQICVSTKGKGLCPDSVPYISSNVQCGCVSSLCSDMYFGPNDWPLACGYYITPEFCEQNYCFGQATKEDSDPMSAVCILKDDNKCKPLSEQTCDTTADCILANNPDTRGWCCEDVPGILGRDKCSPIGGPDGIDSEKCKN; from the coding sequence ATGAAGGGTAAAATTTTTTTTAAACTAATACTAGTGGCTGTGCTCTTTTGGGCTATTTTTTCAGCAGCTGGAGTCTATGCGTTTCCCGAAGAATTACCGGAACCAGATATATTTGGGGATAAAAAAGTTTGGTTTGTACCAAATGTTAGGATTCCTGGTACTGATTTTGATGGTCTGGTACCGGTAAAAGCCGACGGGGCATTAATAGGTCGTTATGTAGTAGCTATTTATACTTATGGGGCAGGATTTGCTGGAATTGTGGCTATGTTTATGCTGGTTTTGGCTGGTTGGAAGTGGCTGATGGCAGCTGGTAATTCCCAAAAAATAACTTCAGCCAAAGAAATGATAAATGGGGTTTTGGTTGGCTTGGCACTTTTGTTTGGTGGACAACTCTTACTTTCACAGATAAGTAAAGATTTGGTAGTTTTCCAGGAACTTAGTTTACCAGCGATTACTTCTATCAAAGAGGATGCTGCTCAATGCCAAGACGGTTTTGCTAAAAGAGCAGAAGAAGGTATTTATAGTTATTGTGGTAGTAGTTTTGTAACTACTAGCGCAGTCTATACCGGTCGAGAGATAACCTGTATTGATACTAGGTGTCCGGAAGATCAAATATGTGTCAGCACAAAAGGTAAAGGGCTATGTCCAGATTCGGTACCATATATATCCTCTAATGTACAATGTGGTTGTGTATCAAGTCTTTGCAGTGATATGTATTTTGGTCCGAACGACTGGCCATTGGCTTGTGGTTATTACATAACTCCCGAATTTTGTGAACAAAATTATTGCTTTGGTCAAGCTACAAAAGAGGATTCAGATCCTATGAGCGCTGTATGTATACTCAAAGATGATAACAAGTGCAAGCCCCTGAGTGAGCAAACTTGTGACACAACTGCAGATTGTATACTAGCTAATAATCCTGATACTAGGGGGTGGTGCTGTGAGGACGTCCCGGGAATCTTGGGACGGGATAAATGTAGTCCAATAGGCGGTCCAGATGGTATAGATTCTGAAAAATGTAAAAATTAA
- a CDS encoding transposase → MPNKPRDIYPNNYYHIYNRAVEKRTIFYTEKDYEYFIEKVAFYRDKTGIKILAYCVLPNHFHFLLKEPKSTSEVKITAIARFISLLSNSYTKYFNLNKEHSGRVFQGPYKSKLVDDDDYLNVLLSYINLNPLKHKMVTRIQDWYYTSHHNYIGQAKNNLIYHDYLVDFKEYKKITNSYKKAFSKIDDEFNLEG, encoded by the coding sequence ATGCCTAACAAACCGAGGGATATTTATCCAAATAATTATTATCATATTTATAATCGGGCGGTTGAGAAGAGGACGATATTTTATACAGAAAAGGATTACGAATATTTTATTGAAAAAGTCGCTTTTTATAGAGATAAAACAGGAATAAAAATTTTGGCTTATTGCGTATTGCCGAATCATTTTCATTTTTTACTTAAAGAGCCAAAATCAACCTCGGAGGTTAAAATTACAGCAATTGCTAGATTTATTTCTCTTTTGTCTAACTCTTATACTAAATATTTTAATTTAAATAAAGAACATTCGGGCAGGGTATTTCAAGGGCCGTATAAATCAAAGCTAGTAGATGATGATGATTATTTAAATGTTTTGTTGTCTTATATAAATTTGAATCCTTTAAAGCATAAGATGGTTACTAGAATTCAAGATTGGTATTATACCTCTCACCATAATTATATTGGTCAAGCAAAAAATAATCTTATTTACCATGATTACTTAGTTGATTTTAAAGAATATAAAAAAATAACAAATTCTTACAAAAAGGCATTTTCAAAAATAGATGATGAATTTAACCTCGAAGGTTAA
- the recG gene encoding ATP-dependent DNA helicase RecG, whose protein sequence is MEKAKINLKTNISNLHAIAAKLSSSFKKIGVENISDLLWYFPYRYQDLSQISKVSELTVDQNAMILVKIKTIKSYRSWRKKMIITEILASDDSGDIKAVWFGQKFVAQILKKDDWVYLSGKVQKNGLLLQLVSPTYEKLKDEPIHSARLVPIYHLSGDISQKQLRFLIKKSLEDIKEIDDPLPVEILNKEKYPWLYDALREIHFPKDDKSLNNASQRLKFQELLYLQMKYQLAKQDYQKQASYPIPLNDKTVNQTIKNLPFKLTVDQQKALYDILSDLAQKHPMNRLIEGDVGSGKTVLAFLSALNVASYGLQSALMAPTEILAAQHFESAKKILSQKFHTQLALLTRSQTLLADKEISKKELLAKIKRGTVKFVIGTHALIQEKINFCNLALVTIDEQHRFGVKQRKTLKEKNPDDRVPHLLSMTATPIPRTLTLSLYGDLDISIIKEKPAGRQPIKTFVVPEKKRLGAYKFIKEKIAEGQQAFVICPLIDESDKLGSKSVKAEYEKLNDKIFTDLEIRMLHGKLKSAEKEKIMRDFKDNKFPILVATSVIEVGVDIPNATMMIIESAERFGLSQLHQFRGRIGRNDLESFCLLFSDQESTVSKKRLSALTKTNDGFKLAELDLELRGAGDVFGTKQTGLIKLKIAKLSDADLIKKAQKWAQDMLVNKKYSSQNNLQNIIAELKSETHLE, encoded by the coding sequence ATGGAAAAAGCAAAAATCAACTTGAAGACTAATATTTCCAACCTGCACGCTATAGCAGCCAAGTTGTCTAGTAGCTTCAAAAAAATTGGAGTTGAAAATATCTCTGATTTGCTTTGGTATTTCCCCTATCGCTATCAAGACTTGAGCCAAATTAGCAAAGTGTCCGAACTAACTGTTGATCAAAATGCCATGATCCTGGTAAAAATAAAAACCATCAAAAGCTACCGCTCCTGGCGCAAAAAAATGATAATTACTGAAATACTGGCCAGTGATGATAGCGGTGATATCAAAGCTGTTTGGTTTGGCCAAAAATTCGTGGCTCAAATATTAAAAAAAGACGATTGGGTATATTTAAGCGGTAAAGTTCAAAAAAATGGCTTATTATTGCAACTCGTCAGTCCAACATATGAAAAACTAAAAGACGAGCCAATTCATAGTGCCCGACTAGTCCCAATATATCATCTAAGCGGTGACATATCCCAAAAGCAGCTACGCTTTTTGATCAAAAAATCTCTAGAAGACATCAAAGAGATTGATGATCCATTGCCTGTTGAAATACTCAACAAAGAAAAATACCCTTGGCTCTATGATGCTCTCCGAGAAATCCACTTTCCCAAGGACGACAAGTCTTTGAACAACGCCAGTCAAAGACTAAAATTCCAGGAGCTCCTCTATCTACAGATGAAATACCAACTAGCCAAACAAGACTACCAAAAACAGGCTAGCTACCCCATACCTTTAAATGACAAAACAGTCAATCAAACTATCAAAAATCTGCCTTTTAAACTGACTGTAGATCAACAAAAAGCCTTGTATGACATCTTATCCGACTTAGCTCAAAAACACCCTATGAATCGCCTTATTGAAGGCGACGTAGGCTCTGGTAAGACTGTATTGGCCTTTTTGTCGGCTCTCAATGTCGCCAGCTATGGCTTGCAGAGTGCTTTGATGGCTCCGACTGAGATACTGGCTGCCCAGCACTTTGAGAGTGCCAAAAAAATACTGTCTCAAAAATTTCACACCCAACTGGCTCTGCTGACTAGATCCCAGACTCTGCTGGCTGACAAAGAAATAAGTAAAAAAGAACTTCTAGCCAAAATCAAAAGAGGCACGGTCAAATTTGTAATTGGCACTCATGCCCTTATTCAAGAAAAAATAAATTTTTGCAATTTAGCCCTAGTCACTATAGACGAACAGCATCGCTTTGGAGTAAAACAAAGAAAAACTCTCAAAGAAAAAAATCCTGATGATAGAGTACCTCATCTTTTATCTATGACCGCTACCCCCATCCCTCGTACTCTGACTCTCAGTCTTTATGGAGATTTAGATATTTCTATTATCAAAGAAAAGCCGGCCGGCCGGCAACCGATCAAAACTTTTGTAGTGCCAGAGAAAAAAAGACTGGGCGCTTACAAATTTATCAAAGAAAAAATAGCCGAAGGTCAGCAAGCTTTTGTCATCTGCCCCTTGATTGATGAGAGCGATAAGCTAGGCTCAAAATCTGTCAAAGCAGAATATGAAAAACTAAACGATAAAATATTTACTGATTTGGAAATACGAATGCTACACGGCAAGCTCAAAAGCGCAGAAAAAGAAAAAATAATGAGGGATTTTAAAGATAATAAATTCCCCATACTAGTAGCTACTTCTGTGATTGAAGTAGGAGTTGATATACCAAATGCCACTATGATGATTATAGAAAGTGCCGAAAGATTTGGCCTCAGTCAGCTCCATCAATTTCGTGGTAGGATAGGTCGCAACGACCTGGAAAGCTTTTGTCTTTTATTTAGCGACCAAGAATCAACTGTCAGTAAAAAAAGGCTAAGCGCCTTGACCAAGACCAACGATGGATTCAAGCTGGCCGAGCTAGATCTAGAGCTACGTGGGGCCGGCGATGTCTTTGGTACCAAACAAACCGGTCTGATAAAATTAAAAATAGCCAAACTGTCTGATGCTGACTTAATCAAAAAGGCCCAAAAATGGGCCCAGGATATGCTGGTCAACAAAAAATATTCTAGTCAAAACAACCTACAAAATATAATCGCTGAGCTAAAAAGCGAAACTCATCTGGAATAA